The sequence below is a genomic window from Pongo abelii isolate AG06213 chromosome 15, NHGRI_mPonAbe1-v2.0_pri, whole genome shotgun sequence.
GCCAGGCGTTCACCCTGCAGAGCGTCCCGCCTCTTAAAGAGGGGTGTGACCCGCGAGTTTAGATAGGAGGTTCCTGCCGTGGGGAACACCCCGCCGCCCTCGGAGCTTTTTCTGTGGCGCAGCTTCTCCGCCCCAGCCGCGCGCGGAGCTGCCGGGGGCTCCTTAGCACCCGGGCGCCGGGGCCCTCGCCCTTCCACAGCCTTCACTCCAGCCCTCTGCTCCCGCACGCTATGAAGTCGCCCTTCTACCGCTGCCAGAACACCACCTCTGTGGAAAAAGGCAACTCGGCCGTGATGGGCTGGGTGCTCTTCACCACCGGCCTCCTGGGCAACCTGCTGGCCCTGGGGCTGCTGGCGCGCTCGGGGCTGGGGTGGTGCTCGCGGCGTCCACTGCGCCCGCTGCCCTCGGTCTTCTACGTGCTGGTGTGTGGCCTGACGGTCACCGACTTGCTGGGCAAGTGCCTCCTAAGCCCAGTGGTGCTGGCTGCCTACGCTCAGAACCGGAGTCTGCGGGTGCTTGCGCCCGCATTGGACAACTCCTTGTGCCAAGCCTTCGCCTTCTTCATGTCTTTCTTTGGGCTCTCCTCGACACTGCAACTCCTGGCCATGGCACTGGAGTGCTGGCTCTCCCTAGGGCACCCCTTCTTCTACCAGCGGCACATCACCCTGCGCCTGGGCGCACTGGTGGCCCCGGTGGTGAGCGCCTTCTCCCTGGCTTTCTGCGCGCTACCTTTCATGGGCTTCGGGAAGTTCGTGCAGTACTGCCCCGGCACCTGGTGCTTTATCCAGATGGTCCACGAGGAGGGCTCGCTGTCGGTGCTGGGGTACTCTGTGCTCTATTCCAGCCTCATGGCGCTGCTGGTCCTCGCCACCGTGCTGTGCAACCTCGGCGCCATGCGCAACCTCTATGCGATGCACCGGCGGCTGCAGCGGCACCCGCGCTCCTGCACCAGGGACCTTGCCGAGCCGCGCGCGGACGGGAGGGAAGCgtcccctcagcccctggaggAGCTGGATCACCTCCTGCTGCTGGCGCTGATGACCGTGCTCTTCACTATGTGTTCTCTGCCCGTAATTGTGAGTCCCGGGGCCCCGGGGCAGCAGGGCACTGGGACTGTCCGGCCGCGGATGCGGAGCGGGAAGGGTGGAGCGGAGCGGGATGGACGCGGCGCCCGGCGAGCTGCGCCCTGGGCCAGGAAGGTTTGCTGCTGAGTTCCCCAAATTGGATTCCTTCCACAGCCCCGAGATATAACTCAGTTTGCGGAGCAAAATGAGGGAAAGAtcgagaaaggaagggaaagactgAGCCCGGCGGTGTCTCCCTAGCCCAGCAAAACCCTCTCCATGTGGCAGAACTCCCTCCTCTCTGCTTCCTTCTGGGGAGATCTCGAGGTCATTTTTGCGCCTTAGGAGGAGCAGAACTTAGTTCCTCCTTGGCAACAGGAGTCCTCTACTTCCCGACGGCTGGgtgatgttttattttgttagacCTGCTCATGACTTCAGTGGTATCAGAAATGGGCGAATGGCGTCTAGGACGATCTTCTCCCCGTGTTGGcatagaaagggaaaaagaggtttaatccaGCCAGAGTGATTTGCAGATGCatagttttaattttgaaaaacgCGTGCGTAAACTTTGAGACGCCACGGCTGCTGTTTCTGGTGCTGCATCCTCCAGGGATTGTGGCGATGGAGGCCGAGGCTCTTTGTATGTTTTAGCTGCTGGTGTCGTTTTGACAACCTGGCTTGACGGGTTTTGAGTGTACCTTGGCAAGTGAGGTGACATGAAAGCCATTATCTCCGGTTTCAATTTAATAATGAGGATGGCGATGGAAATGAAATTATCTCCTCGTTTTGAAGGCATTTGTTCCTGGAGTCCCCGCCAAGACACCTGGGAGTAGGTGAGGCTTGAGGAAACATTTTCAGTGctgctcctctcctttctcccacccCCAAGGTACCTGTTCAACAAAAACAATACTTACAGAAATTCCATTGCCAATCCCATGTTCTCGAAATCCTGAGACTTCTGTGAATAGGAAAGTTGTTAAATTTCTCCTCAGAGTGTAGCAATTTTGGATATTACTTTCAATGGTGAATGAAAGGGAAATACAAAGCGATTTTCCTTTAAATGAAGGCCTTACTGCTTGCGGAAAAAGAAGTCTGGGGCATCAGCATGCAGGGATGGGAACAGTATGCcccccaaataaataaacaaatacataaatctaTATCTATCTAAATGTAGATATAGGCACAGATGACATATAGCAGTGGTTTTCAGAAGCACCAGCTCAGAAACACCAGCAAGGCTTCTAGAAAACAAGATGGCTGGACCCCATTccccagagtttctaattcacacatttttaaagaattttcattcttaacaagttcccaggtgatatgCAAGCTCAGATTCAGGGTTCACATTTGTAGAATTGCACTCTAAAACAGGAGTTGGCAAACCACGGCTCACAGGCGAAATCTTTCCTGGCCACTGTTTTATATCTCCCTGGAGTTAAGAATAATCCTTACAAATGAATCTCTGCAATCAATTTGATGAGGCCCAAGAGTTTTGAGCTTCAATTGAGCCAAATACGATTTCAAGAAAAATACTGTtccaagaaaacattttattcttcTCCTTAGTAGATACatattacaaaaaaattgtactcagccgggcgcggtggctcacgcctgtaatcgcagcactttgggaggccaaggcgggcagatcatgaggtcaagagatcgagaccatcctggccaaaatggtgaaaccccgtctctaaaaatacaaaaattagctgggcgtggtggcatgcacttgtagtcccagcttctcaggaggctgaggcaggagaatcgcttgaacctgggaggcagaggttgcagtgagccaagactgtgtcactgcactccagcctgggcaacagagcaagactccatctaaaaaaaaaaaaattgtactcaaTTATTGATACATTTTGAATTCCATCAAAAAATTGTGGAAATGTGTTTTCTCCCATGTTATATTAGTACCTatcaaatatttatgattttgtCTCTtggccataaaacctaaaatagtTACCATCTGGTCCTTTATAAAATCTTTTAGGAGCTCCTATTGTAAAGTTGGGGCCTCACTTATCTATGCTGTGACAAAGCAGACAGTAGCCAAATGCATGGAAATTTTGACCTGAGTTGGAATGTTTTAGTCAGACCAGTGCAGAAAGCAGCATCACACAGTGGAAAGAACATTGTATTTTGGACATGTCTCTAAGGAGACTTGGATAACTCAGGTATTCTGAGGACTGAAGGAAATAATGGAGTTGAAAAAGATTTTCTGAAAAACTAGCAAAGTTCCAAGTCTATTTAATGTTGACAGCATTCTTCACAAGAACCACCATTTTCTAGAGAGGATAAGGGCTTTAGCATCAGACACGGGTTTGAATCAGGCTtcatcacttactagctatggTAGCAGCTAATTTACCCTttctgacctcagtttcctcacctgtaaaatgattATAACCATACTTGTTTTGTAAGATAGTTATGAAGATTTGAaattacatacataatatatacattcaTCACCTAGCCCAGTGTCTTGCCTCAATAATTAGCATCATTATTATTACTCTATATAATTTCCATGTATTATTGTTGCCTGCTggacatgaaaaaaaatcaagaactaTTATCTTCTCAGGAGATAGTGCTATATGCTAAGGCAGTGGCTCTGAAACTTTTTTTGGTCTAAGGACCACTTTATActcttaaaattattaatgacCCAGacagcttttgtttatgtggattAAATCATCAGTATTTCTcgtattagaaaataaaactaagaaattctaaaaatatgattgcaaaacaagataaaatatacCTCTTGTGTTTTCCATATGTACAAGGAAAACGTGGGGATTTCACAATGATTTGATGACAGTAAGGTTACAGAGATTATAGCAAGTAAAGTGGAAAAATCCTGTTAAGAGCACAAAAGTACTGAAAACAGTCTGAAAATTCACGTGTGTACCCTCAACCTACTACCTTAAAAGGTCTAGAAAACACAAGGATACACAACCACATATTCTATTATTTGTGAAAGTGATGTCATCATTTGTTATCTAGCCTCCGTAAAATTCACTGTACACTTGTGAgagaatgaaggggaaaaagGCAAATCACATGTTTGTAATGACAGTAGCTTTGACCTACTGGACACATTGAATAGGTATTGGAGATTTTACACTCTTCTAAGTAATGGACCTAGCAATTGTATCTTTATCTGAAGGGGGAGACATGGGTGACTTAAATAAGCTATATGGTTAAGttgacttaaaaagaaaacattttacatgAGTGTTTTTTCTATTTGCCCCTTTCTCCTCAAAGTGGAGTGTGGCAAAATATAGTTCCAACTATTTGAGAATGCTTGATTAGTTGGGATCTAGACAACTGAATGATACTAgcataattaaaacaaattattttattttctatgcagCGTTTATCCATGTCAAATCCATTAGGTTATTTTGACATTCAAGTCACTGGATTTGTATTAGAAATGTATTGTTCATTGgggctggtggctcacacttgtaatcctagcattttgggaggccaaatcaggaggattgtttgagcccaggagtttgagaccagcctgggcaacacagtgagaccctgcctctacaaaaaaaattaaaataattagccaggcgtggtgacacgtgcctgtagtcccagctacttggctgaggtgggagaattgcttgggcccagaaggtcaaggctgcattgagccttgattgtgccactgcactccagcctgggtgacaaagtgaaactctgtcttaaaaaaaaaaaaaaaaatacacgggcattttttaaaagtgctcAATATCCAGAAAGAATTGGTGTGAGAAGAACGCCCTCTGATGGACTTGGGAGGCGTTGAAATAATGTTGTTGCCAGCTCCTGGACATCCCTGCCAGGCAGCCCTCTCTGGCTTCTGATGCCCTCTTCTATCCAGTCCACACAGTATAACACAACAGACCTTGCCCTCTGCTCTATCCCTTCAAATCTACCTCAGACCCTTTCCCTGGGCCCATCCCTTGCCTGTTGTCCCTTACAGGCCTCCAACAGCCTCCTTTGAAAGGAGCATTGCACCTATTCTTTCTGCTCCCCAAAATGGCATACACAGGAGAGCTCTCTCATCTCTGACTTCATGGATTCTGACAAGTGATTAAATAGCTTGTACTTATCTTTACCTGGCTTACAGACCTCTCTCTCATAACACctaatatatacatgcacaccCTCTCTCATCCATCCCTGCTCCCCCACCAACCTCCAGGACATTGCGGTTttctaagataaaaataatttgggtgaaaatattttttttgtttgttttttgagacagtgtttcactcttgtcacccaggctggagtgcaatgtcacaatctaggctcactacaatctcagcctcccgggttcaagcaattctcctgcctcagcctcccgagtagctgggattacaggcacccaccaccacgcccagctgatttttgtatttttagtagagacggtgtttcaccatgttggccaggctggtctcgaactcctgacctcaaatgatccacccacctcggcctcccagagtgctgggattacaggcgtgagccaccgtgcccagcctgaaaataTGTTATATGCCTTAGAGAATGCCTCTGAAGCTCATGCCATATTCTGTACACTTACACTTTCTTCCTATTGTATCAAACTGGAAATTTGAAAATTCAGTCTAGTTAAGTGTTCAGCattaaagtgaattttaaaaatcatactccAACAAATTTTTCATCAAGATTAATCGAATACAATATTTATGTTATGGAGAAGTTGTTAAGATTCCCTCCGCCCCCGCCCGACTTCAGATGGGCAAGGGCATCCAGATTAAACATCTGAGTCCAATGTAAGGTGTCTTCCTAAGTGCACTAGGTTGGAGTGGCTGAGCCTGCTGAAATGCTCTATAGAGAAGAAAGTAGAACAGTAAGGAAATTATTATGGGAAAAATGCATCTTCTCCAGGAGATGCTCTCTGATTGCCTCGAATGGGTACAGTCTCTTATCCATATCCCTTCTTACTAATGTTGAGTTTGCACGCTTCCTGTTCCATTAGAGTCCATTTATCCTAATATGTGTTTAGAATTGTAGGCAtagagaatgtaatggaaaaaagaaaaaagtggccaGCCTTAGgcagagtggaaagcaatggtTGTGCTGGTCTAGAGATCAGTGTTGGCTGAATGGGAGGAAAAGCTGTTGTTTGAGGCATTTTACAGGGCTCCAAGGAGGCTACAGAGACCTCAGGGAAGATGAAGACAAGAGGAGTTGGTTGGACCTGGGTAAGGCAGCCTTATATTTTTGTGCATGTTTTTGCCTtctagattgaaaaaaaaaaaaaaacgatgtCAACCATGAAAACGTAACAATTTGTGCTAAAAATAAGTACAGCAATTTACAtgagttgaacagtatttttttCCAAGTCATCCCAGGTCTTTTCATTATCATATTTCCTGTCTCTTCACATTGATTAAAAGCTTCCATTCTATTGGTGTCTCCATCATGTGACATTTCACAGGTGTGACTTATTTCTGAGAGAATGAATAGGAGAGGCTAGGAagcagggagaagaaagaaaggagaactgAAGAAAGTAAGTGCAAGGACACTAGCTAGAAAGAGATTCTGTATTTATGAAAGCATGCtgaccctgtttctaaaagatTCAGCAGATCTTCGTGGCCTGGCAGGGACCTAGaaacttgagcccagcaggtagaATAGCCTTCAGGAACTTAATCAGACTGGGTCTCAGACAAGTACTCAGCTTCCGCCCCACCTCCCAGGTCTGGCCACACCCCACCTTCCCAGCTCCCCACTTGTACCCATCAGCTGCTGTGGCCTTAGCTACTTGTAAATGTACCAAAAATGGGTGTTCCAAGCTAAGATGTCATGTTCTTACAGTAACTTAGGTGAAGTAAGTGAATCCATTGCTGTCATTAACCTTTCCACATCataatggaatgtttttcttcaAAACAGTATCGCGCTTACTATGGAGCATTTAAGGATGTCAAGGAGAAAAACAGGACCTCTGAAGAAGCAGAAGACCTCCAAGCCTTGCGATTTCTATCTGTGATTTCAATTGTGGACCCTtggatttttatcattttcagaGCTCCAGTATTTCGGATATTTTTTCACAAGATTTTCATTAGACCTCTTACGTACAGGAACTGGTGCAGCAATTCCACTAACGTGGAATCCAGTCTGTGACAGTGTTTTTCACTCTGTGGTAAGCTGAGGAATATGTCACATTTTCAGTCAAAGaaccatgattaaaaaaaaaaaacaacttacaaTTTAAATCCTTAAAAGTTACCTCCCATAACAAAAGCatgtatatgtattttcaaaAGTATTTGATATCTTAACAATGTGTTACCATTCTATAGTCATGAACCCCTTCagtgcattttcatttttttattaacagcaactaaaattttacatattgtaACCAATGTTAAAAGTCTTAAAAAGCAATGGTATTAATTGTCCCTACATTTGTGCTTGGTggccctatttttttttagagaggccTTGAGACATATAGGTCTTTTACAATATAGTAGAAACACCACTGTTTACGATTATGTGATGGGCATTCATAAAAAGCATAATTTCTTACCCTATTCATTTTTTGGTGAAACCTGATTCATTGATTTTATATCATCATTGCCAATGTTTAGTTCATTTCTTTGCCAATTGATCTAAGCATAGCCTGAATTATGATGTTCCTCAGAGAAGTGAGGTGGGAAATATGACCAGGTCAGGCGGTTGgaggggcctccccagccaccatTGGGGAGTACTTGCTGCCTCATGTGGTGACCTGAAGCTGTAACTAGACACAGAGCAAGATATGACTATAGCCCACAACCCAAAGAagcaaaaattcatttttatcttttgaagtCCAGTTTCTTTTGTATTGAGTCAAGGGTGTCAGTAGGAATCAAAAGTTGGGGGTGGGTTGCAAAATgttctttcagtttttagaaCCTCCATTTTATAAAAGAGTTATCCTATCAATGGATTCTTTGGTGGAAGGATTTATGCTTCTTTGAAAACCAGTGTGCGACTTACTGTAGAGCCATGTTTACTGTTTGACTGTGTGGCACAGTGGGGCATTTGGCACAGCAAAAAGCCCACCCAGGACTTAGCCTCAGTTGACGATAGTAACAATGGCCTTAACATCTACCTTAACTGCTAGCTATTACAGCCGTATTCTGCTGTCTGTGGAGACAGTAAGATCTTAGGTTCCAAGATTTTACTTCAAATTACACCTTCAAAACTGGAGCAGGATATAGCTGAAAAGGAGCACAGCTGAGCACTTTAATAgtaatttaaaagttttcaagGGTCAGCAATATGATGACTGAAAGGGAAAAGTGGAGGAAACGCAGCTGCAACTGAAGTGGAGACTCTAAACCCAGCTTGCAGGTAAGAGCTTTCACCTTTGGTAAAAGAACAGCTGGGGAGGTTAGAGGGGTTTCAGCATCTCTGGAGTTCCTTTTTATCCGACAATCTCAGGACTCCAAGGTGCAAAGCCTGCTACATTTGCATGGTCTCAAGACCTCCAGCCAGAAGTCCCTTCCAAATATAAGAGTActcatgtttatttatttccaaCTTAGCAGCAACCTCATTTGTTTCACTTATGTTTTTTCCAGTATCTGAGATAATATAAAGCTGGGtaattttttatgtaattttttggtATAGCAAAACTGTGAAAAAGCCAAATTAGGAATACAAGAGGTATGATTTGACAGTATAACATGATGAAAAAAATACAGttgtttttgaaatttaactTTTGTTTGTATCTTCAATGTGTAAGTACATGTGTGTTTTATTGTCAGAGGAAGAACatgttttttgtattcttttttggaGAGGTGTGTTATGATAATTGTCCAGTTAATTTGAAAAGGCCCCAGatgaatcaataaatataattttataatattttgcagaggaaattacttttctttaaatgaaagaaaagggcttggttttctttttagcaGACAGTTGCCAGCAATATTTCACTGTCTAGCAGTTTCATAGGGTGAATTTTTATATACTGTCCAATTAACACTTACATTACTCTAAACAAGCTTTCATAGACTTACCTAAGGACTTAGTGCTCCTTTTTGTTTTATACAAAATGTAGATATACCATCTGGATGAAGTCCATGTTGAGTTAAAACCAACTCTTCAGTAATCTTTATagatttattcattaattcattaaataattGACAGAGACCTTGTGCCCAGCAGTTGATTAGGCgctgaagaaaagaataaaaatggttCATGAGTTGCTTATTGTCCACTGGGGGAGAGAGGAGTGTAAACAGTTAGGATACAGCATAGAAATTCTCCATAGTATTGCGAGTACGCATTTACTATTAGAAGAGGAGGCCCAAACTAGGGACCACATGTAGAGTTGTCAGGAGAACTTCACAGGAAGAAGATGCATTGAAAGTCAAGTATTGAAAACGAGTAGGAATTTTGACTCTGATTGAAAACTGAAAAGAACACAAAGAGAAAGTTTACATAAGAGAAAATACATATggttaataaatgtagaaaaatattcagcctaatcaaggaaatgcaaaaataaaatcaaattgtatatcaacaacaaacaacaacaacaaaaaacctatgACTCTCAATAACAGAGGTTATTCAGAGAAGAACATTCATGTTCCCCTGACGAGTTCGTAAATGTGTATATCCTTTCTTGATAGCAACCCAACAGTGTATCAAGAACCTAAAGCGTTCTTTTCTGTTGTTCCAGTAATTCCACTCTAGCACTCTCTTGCAGAGAATAATCAGTAGTCATGgacaagcagcagcagcaacacctGAAACTTACTACGAATGCAAATTCTCCAGCTCCACGTCAGACCTGTTGAATCAGAATCTCTTGGGTGGGGCCAGCAATCTGGGCTTTAACATGCCCTCCAGGTGATTCGCATGCATGCTaatatttgagaaccactgctctacacaaaacaaaacaaaaagaaaagaaaaataccaaaaaaagacaaggaaatatgTGATAGACTATGTTTCTCTGACCTCTGATTCTCAGATCCTTTCAGTTGCAGATAATCCCTCACACCTGAACTTCCACAGTGTTTTTATCTGTAATGTTCTCAGCAAAGTTACAGctttgtaaactagttcaaccattgtggaagtcagtgtggcgattcctcagggatctagaactagaaataccatttgacccagccatcccattactgggtatatacccaaaggactataaatcatgctgctataaagacacatgcacacgtatgtttatagtggtactattcacaatagcaaagacttggaaccaacccaaatgtccaacaatgatagactggattaagaaaatgtggcacatatacaccatggaatactatgcagccataaaaaatgatgagttcatgtcctttgtagggacatggatgaaactggaaaccatcattctcagcaaactatcgcaaagacaaaaaaccaaacaccgcatgttctcactcataggtgggaattgaacaatgagaatac
It includes:
- the PTGDR gene encoding prostaglandin D2 receptor; amino-acid sequence: MKSPFYRCQNTTSVEKGNSAVMGWVLFTTGLLGNLLALGLLARSGLGWCSRRPLRPLPSVFYVLVCGLTVTDLLGKCLLSPVVLAAYAQNRSLRVLAPALDNSLCQAFAFFMSFFGLSSTLQLLAMALECWLSLGHPFFYQRHITLRLGALVAPVVSAFSLAFCALPFMGFGKFVQYCPGTWCFIQMVHEEGSLSVLGYSVLYSSLMALLVLATVLCNLGAMRNLYAMHRRLQRHPRSCTRDLAEPRADGREASPQPLEELDHLLLLALMTVLFTMCSLPVIYRAYYGAFKDVKEKNRTSEEAEDLQALRFLSVISIVDPWIFIIFRAPVFRIFFHKIFIRPLTYRNWCSNSTNVESSL